From uncultured Desulfobacter sp., the proteins below share one genomic window:
- a CDS encoding S8 family serine peptidase: MKHFFRSITAVLLSLIWTGSVFAIGADRLKQHPEQLQEGTYVEGRLLVKMKPGVSAKSLKSSINIISSRSSKTASPSLTIKSFSALKGNKGQEVALINCSSLTTKAMLSELKSHPDVALAEPDYIITIDAEPDDADFDQLWALENTGQVVDEEPGTIDADIDASEAWDLVSASAQKVIVAVIDTGVDYTHKDLAANMWTNDQELNGTAGVDDDGNGWVDDIYGIDAVNKDGDPYDDHYHGTHVAGTIAAVTDNGAGISGVTWNQAKIMALKFLGSTGSGATSDAVTCIDYLVEMNQRSENNIVVMNASWGSTAASETLKEALEAASSAGIILSAAAGNDTNDCDGEQKHYPSSLDVPNVISVGATDQDDELAYFSNYGASEVDIAAPGVNILSTIPGGGYSPVSGDPFFDSMEAGEDHWDLDLTTGTWGITEEEAFHENMAWSDSPYGDYVQGESGEHLDYNLVSKAMDLSEYAGTHLMLGFWLYNDLSTVVSSCGKKDGLYVEASGDDGETWTTLGSQTGSDPNWKSYSYTIPDGLLTSQFRIRFRLFVIPHGTADGVYLDKIGIGESNAMGAFKFANGTSMAAPHVSGVLALAASLYPDETMEERINRLYSGGDHLDSLKSITATDRRINLAGSLSTSPSKVPLITEFEVTETDTLTIQGNFFGNDPGRIMFHDAYTPDTGVDARIKSWSDTRVTAIKPAYSGGYFYLIDADGTRSARRPMEISHWVDGTASVTQRDSATTAMVDNKIYTFGGFVSGNSALRSWEVYSLDTDTWEYPYGSWMTSNRAHLTSAVLSGKIYLIGGYTTAEEGHNIDTVTVFDPESRTFTDIESFPEAACFSRAATAQGRIYVTGGLDEDDMPMDTIYAFDPAREQGNKWQGESVSLSQARFCHGTVAVNDKVYIFGGLETWEDGEVFTATGEILDPQTGTISEMAAMPAALGRFGTATDGRYIYVVGGTGNDFWYSPTKAVLRYDTQTDTWSSLADRQLSHARLSSGAVFVSGKGLYTINGGILDDGSFSSTSQGLLLDEAFLADADGDQIPDQDDNCRLTANRNQIDTDNDGYGNACDCDLNNDDVVNQADFSDFRQLWGGTSESADFNSDGRVNQLDYIIFKERWGSQAPFE, from the coding sequence TTGAAACATTTTTTCCGTAGTATAACAGCAGTGCTGCTGTCACTCATCTGGACTGGCAGTGTGTTTGCAATCGGCGCTGACCGTCTCAAGCAGCATCCGGAGCAGCTACAGGAGGGAACCTATGTGGAAGGACGCCTACTTGTCAAAATGAAGCCGGGCGTTTCCGCAAAATCTCTGAAAAGCAGTATCAACATTATTTCTTCAAGATCTTCAAAAACAGCTTCACCATCGTTGACCATAAAATCCTTTTCTGCCTTAAAGGGGAATAAAGGACAAGAAGTTGCCCTGATCAACTGTTCAAGCCTGACCACCAAAGCGATGCTCAGTGAACTGAAATCCCACCCGGATGTGGCACTGGCCGAACCCGATTACATCATCACCATAGATGCCGAACCCGACGATGCGGACTTTGATCAACTGTGGGCGCTGGAGAACACAGGCCAGGTCGTAGATGAAGAGCCGGGCACCATAGATGCAGACATTGACGCATCTGAAGCATGGGATCTTGTGAGCGCTTCAGCGCAAAAGGTCATTGTGGCAGTGATAGACACAGGTGTGGACTACACCCACAAAGACCTGGCAGCCAACATGTGGACCAACGATCAGGAGCTTAACGGAACAGCCGGCGTAGACGACGACGGCAACGGCTGGGTGGACGATATCTACGGCATTGATGCCGTCAACAAGGACGGCGACCCCTATGACGATCATTACCACGGCACCCATGTGGCCGGCACCATTGCGGCCGTAACAGACAACGGGGCAGGTATATCCGGCGTCACCTGGAACCAGGCAAAAATCATGGCGCTTAAATTCCTGGGGTCCACCGGTTCCGGTGCAACCTCAGATGCCGTAACATGTATTGATTACCTGGTAGAAATGAACCAGCGGTCTGAAAATAATATCGTTGTTATGAACGCCTCCTGGGGATCAACCGCTGCCAGTGAAACCCTTAAAGAAGCCCTGGAAGCCGCATCGTCCGCCGGGATCATTTTGTCTGCGGCTGCCGGTAACGACACCAATGACTGTGACGGAGAACAAAAACATTATCCAAGCTCTCTGGATGTCCCCAATGTTATTTCTGTAGGCGCCACGGACCAGGATGATGAACTGGCATACTTTTCCAATTACGGCGCATCGGAAGTGGATATCGCGGCACCCGGGGTCAATATTTTGAGCACCATTCCCGGGGGCGGGTACTCCCCGGTGTCCGGAGACCCGTTTTTTGACAGCATGGAGGCAGGAGAAGACCATTGGGACTTAGACCTGACAACCGGCACCTGGGGCATCACCGAAGAGGAGGCATTTCACGAAAACATGGCCTGGAGCGACAGCCCCTATGGAGATTATGTCCAGGGAGAATCGGGCGAACACCTTGATTATAACCTGGTCAGCAAGGCCATGGACCTTTCTGAATATGCCGGAACCCATCTTATGCTGGGGTTCTGGCTGTACAATGATCTGTCCACGGTGGTTTCCTCCTGCGGGAAAAAGGACGGCCTTTATGTGGAAGCCTCCGGGGACGACGGGGAGACCTGGACCACCCTGGGCTCCCAGACCGGGAGTGACCCAAACTGGAAAAGCTATAGCTACACCATACCGGATGGTCTGTTAACCAGTCAATTCCGCATCCGGTTCCGGTTGTTTGTTATTCCCCACGGCACAGCCGACGGGGTATACCTGGATAAAATCGGCATTGGCGAATCCAATGCAATGGGTGCGTTCAAATTTGCAAACGGTACTTCCATGGCTGCGCCCCATGTGTCAGGCGTTCTGGCCCTGGCTGCGTCCCTTTATCCCGATGAAACCATGGAAGAACGGATCAACCGTTTATACAGCGGCGGTGACCACCTGGATTCCCTAAAAAGCATTACAGCCACAGACCGCCGGATCAACCTTGCCGGCTCCCTGTCCACCAGTCCGTCCAAGGTCCCTTTGATCACTGAATTTGAGGTTACAGAAACGGATACACTCACCATACAGGGCAATTTTTTCGGAAACGACCCGGGGCGGATCATGTTTCACGACGCCTATACACCGGACACCGGTGTGGATGCCAGGATCAAGTCCTGGAGCGATACCCGGGTTACGGCAATAAAACCCGCCTATTCCGGGGGATATTTTTACCTTATCGACGCTGACGGAACCCGGTCGGCAAGACGGCCCATGGAGATCAGTCACTGGGTGGATGGCACGGCCTCGGTCACCCAACGCGATTCAGCCACCACGGCCATGGTTGACAATAAAATTTATACTTTTGGCGGATTTGTGAGCGGCAACAGTGCCCTTCGTTCCTGGGAAGTCTACTCCCTGGATACAGATACCTGGGAATACCCCTACGGCAGTTGGATGACGTCGAACAGGGCTCACCTGACCTCGGCTGTCTTGTCCGGAAAAATTTATCTTATCGGCGGCTATACCACAGCCGAAGAGGGCCACAATATTGATACGGTAACGGTCTTTGATCCTGAATCCAGGACATTTACAGACATTGAATCCTTTCCCGAGGCAGCTTGTTTCTCCCGGGCGGCCACAGCCCAGGGCCGAATATACGTGACCGGCGGTCTGGATGAAGATGACATGCCAATGGACACCATCTATGCCTTTGACCCGGCCCGGGAGCAGGGCAATAAATGGCAGGGCGAATCCGTCAGCCTCAGCCAGGCACGGTTCTGCCATGGAACGGTTGCAGTGAACGATAAGGTATACATTTTCGGAGGGTTGGAAACATGGGAAGATGGAGAAGTATTTACAGCAACCGGTGAAATATTAGATCCTCAAACAGGCACAATAAGTGAAATGGCGGCCATGCCTGCGGCTTTGGGCCGGTTCGGCACTGCCACAGACGGGCGGTATATCTACGTGGTCGGCGGTACGGGAAATGATTTCTGGTACTCCCCCACAAAAGCCGTTTTAAGATATGATACCCAGACCGATACCTGGTCCAGTCTTGCCGACCGGCAGCTGTCCCATGCCAGGCTATCCAGCGGTGCCGTATTCGTATCCGGCAAAGGTCTGTACACGATTAACGGCGGCATACTTGATGACGGGTCCTTTTCGTCAACTTCACAAGGATTGTTGTTGGATGAAGCCTTCCTTGCCGACGCAGACGGGGATCAAATCCCGGATCAGGACGATAACTGCAGGCTGACGGCCAACAGGAACCAGATCGATACCGATAACGACGGATACGGTAATGCCTGCGACTGTGACCTTAACAACGATGATGTTGTTAACCAGGCTGACTTTTCGGATTTCAGGCAGTTGTGGGGAGGAACCAGTGAAAGTGCCGACTTTAATTCAGACGGCCGGGTCAATCAGCTCGACTATATAATTTTTAAAGAAAGGTGGGGTAGCCAAGCCCCGTTTGAGTAA
- a CDS encoding thrombospondin type 3 repeat-containing protein yields the protein MRKIIMAWTLLLLWVPGLGANTETSMYAESSPTFMANAGTIDSDAFYTVAALPESGYAGFGKAGDDAVVAKFNAYGHLDWAKSFSGVLTSNANTGAAGEGCLYLTGRTTSDTLWVAKLAPWGTVLWQKTYTYSGYSSPNIIGSAMVVTQDGGCAISIRVNVDGFSGTYNYDQGLVKIAADGILEWVKFYGTAAYDSAGVVIESKDNSGTVDGYMMITNEDGWGGTDLDNEVIMIKVDTNGVLQWVRALAGLDSSDLMVADGNEFVKGACQTRDAGYAVVGCSYSASDPEWSNRRTPYILKTDSTGNLVWAKKFGVLSSDPEANAFSYGDVTQAEGSGDLILAGSTHANQSWLLRLSEDGALKTERVHPLNGVYDQLGSVAATDDGGAVASRWSKTFGAGDYDAFLMKFDADLSFPDTDCDMGEDPESEVADMKFEVQEVTENCHELDYTDQWTTQDGENQAYDPEFWLWQCAIDQDLDGDGIVDHEDNCPETQNSGQEDADSDGTGNACDCDLDNNGMVNQMDFMMFRNFWGTNESKADFNSDSNVNQTDFMMFRQRWGTAYPWY from the coding sequence ATGAGAAAAATAATTATGGCCTGGACACTATTGCTTTTATGGGTTCCTGGGCTTGGTGCCAATACAGAAACGAGCATGTACGCTGAAAGTAGCCCAACCTTTATGGCCAACGCCGGTACCATAGACAGTGATGCCTTTTATACGGTCGCAGCCCTGCCCGAAAGCGGGTATGCAGGCTTCGGCAAGGCAGGAGATGATGCGGTTGTGGCTAAATTTAATGCTTATGGACATCTGGACTGGGCAAAATCTTTTTCAGGCGTCCTCACCTCCAACGCCAATACGGGCGCTGCCGGCGAAGGTTGTCTGTACCTCACCGGGCGAACCACGTCAGACACACTCTGGGTGGCTAAACTGGCGCCCTGGGGGACGGTTCTATGGCAGAAAACATATACCTACAGCGGATATTCAAGTCCCAACATTATCGGCAGCGCCATGGTTGTGACCCAGGATGGCGGATGCGCTATTTCCATCCGTGTAAACGTAGACGGTTTTTCAGGCACGTACAACTATGACCAGGGACTGGTGAAAATCGCTGCCGACGGGATCCTGGAGTGGGTAAAATTTTATGGCACTGCCGCCTACGATTCCGCCGGGGTTGTCATTGAATCAAAAGATAATTCGGGAACGGTTGACGGCTACATGATGATCACCAACGAAGATGGCTGGGGTGGAACAGACCTTGACAACGAGGTCATTATGATCAAAGTGGATACCAATGGTGTTTTACAATGGGTCAGAGCGCTTGCAGGACTCGACTCGTCCGATCTGATGGTTGCCGACGGCAACGAATTCGTAAAAGGTGCGTGCCAAACCCGGGATGCGGGATACGCGGTTGTGGGATGCAGTTACAGTGCAAGCGACCCGGAATGGAGTAACCGCCGGACCCCCTATATTCTGAAAACAGACAGTACAGGCAATCTTGTCTGGGCAAAAAAGTTCGGCGTCTTGAGCAGTGATCCCGAAGCCAACGCATTCTCCTACGGCGATGTCACCCAGGCAGAAGGCAGTGGGGATCTGATTCTTGCCGGTTCAACCCATGCCAATCAATCCTGGCTCCTGCGCCTGTCCGAAGATGGTGCATTAAAAACCGAAAGAGTTCATCCGCTTAACGGTGTTTACGATCAACTGGGCAGTGTGGCTGCCACCGATGACGGAGGGGCAGTGGCATCCCGATGGTCTAAAACGTTTGGTGCAGGTGATTATGATGCATTTTTGATGAAGTTTGATGCAGACTTAAGTTTTCCTGATACAGACTGTGACATGGGCGAAGATCCTGAATCGGAAGTTGCAGACATGAAATTTGAAGTTCAGGAAGTCACTGAAAACTGCCATGAACTGGACTATACGGACCAGTGGACCACCCAGGATGGGGAAAACCAAGCTTATGATCCCGAATTCTGGCTTTGGCAATGTGCCATTGACCAGGATCTTGACGGCGATGGGATTGTTGACCATGAGGACAACTGCCCTGAAACCCAGAACAGCGGGCAGGAAGATGCGGACAGCGACGGAACGGGCAATGCCTGCGATTGTGATCTGGACAACAACGGCATGGTCAACCAGATGGACTTCATGATGTTCAGAAATTTCTGGGGAACCAATGAGTCAAAAGCGGACTTCAATTCCGACAGCAATGTCAACCAGACTGATTTCATGATGTTCCGACAGCGGTGGGGAACAGCTTATCCCTGGTACTAA
- a CDS encoding trimeric intracellular cation channel family protein → MTEVLILLFDYLGTFAFAVSGALAAAEKKLDLFGAVFLGFVTAIGGGTTRDMMIGNTPVSWLQDPVYFYVIVAAVLLTFLFTKTILQFPKALFFFDTIGISVFTVIGIQKGLHAGIHPPLAVMMGILTAVMGGIVRDVLCNEIPLIFHKEIYATACFAGGVFFTFFVFMNMAEPFAALISAGVIFTIRSLSVRKGWALPRFK, encoded by the coding sequence ATGACAGAGGTGTTAATCCTATTATTTGATTACCTGGGAACATTTGCGTTCGCGGTTTCAGGTGCACTGGCTGCTGCTGAAAAAAAACTGGATTTGTTTGGGGCTGTATTTCTCGGATTTGTAACCGCTATCGGCGGCGGTACGACGCGTGACATGATGATCGGAAATACGCCTGTTTCATGGCTGCAGGACCCTGTTTATTTTTATGTTATTGTTGCTGCCGTCCTGCTGACGTTTTTGTTCACCAAAACAATACTGCAGTTCCCCAAAGCGCTTTTCTTTTTTGATACCATCGGCATCAGCGTGTTTACCGTTATTGGTATCCAAAAGGGATTGCACGCAGGTATTCATCCGCCGCTTGCAGTGATGATGGGCATTTTAACCGCGGTTATGGGGGGAATTGTCCGTGATGTGCTTTGCAATGAAATTCCTTTGATTTTTCATAAGGAAATATATGCCACAGCTTGCTTCGCCGGTGGCGTTTTCTTTACATTTTTTGTGTTTATGAATATGGCCGAACCGTTTGCTGCATTGATCTCCGCCGGCGTTATCTTTACAATTCGTTCACTGAGTGTCCGAAAAGGATGGGCATTACCACGGTTTAAATAA
- a CDS encoding HAMP domain-containing sensor histidine kinase: MFNSLYAKIAAGLSALFLVVGLIFIGVTVFATDMYQQEVNQKLNTGLAQQIVKERILMEDGRVNQTALKEIFHMLMVINPGIEIYLLDVDGNILTFSAPPDSVKRSKVDLSPVTQWLDGRLIPPVQGEDPKNLTGKKVFSAASIERNGILEGYLYVILGGEEYDSVAQKLKGSYILRLSAWMIGAGLLFALAAGLVLFGLLTGRLKKLAAVMEAFEGGTEGADVDLPRRQGPPDEIDRLSNTFKEMAARIETQMAELKASDQMRRELVANVSHDLRTPLATLQGYIETLLIKENQYTPEERGHYLEIAIRHCRRLNTLVTELLELARLESARMDRSPEPFDLRELIQDICQKFTLTAEQKAIELRQQFENSVPFVEADIALIERALENLIENAMNYTPEKGKVTVAVSMEKEVVIRISDTGPGIAEKELPHIFNRFYQSNPFTRKKDGHTGLGLAITARIIQLHGREIQVETSPGKGCCFSFSLPAWQQPNL; this comes from the coding sequence ATGTTTAACTCCTTGTACGCCAAAATTGCAGCAGGTCTTTCCGCCCTCTTCCTTGTGGTGGGCCTGATCTTTATCGGGGTGACCGTTTTTGCCACGGACATGTACCAACAGGAGGTAAACCAGAAGCTGAATACGGGCCTTGCCCAACAGATCGTCAAAGAGCGGATTCTCATGGAAGACGGCCGGGTCAACCAAACGGCACTCAAGGAGATCTTTCATATGCTCATGGTCATTAACCCCGGCATTGAGATTTACCTTCTGGACGTTGATGGAAATATCCTGACATTTTCGGCACCCCCGGACAGCGTTAAGCGCAGCAAAGTGGACCTTTCCCCTGTGACGCAATGGCTGGATGGCAGACTGATCCCGCCGGTCCAAGGGGAAGACCCCAAAAACCTTACCGGTAAAAAAGTCTTTTCAGCGGCATCTATTGAACGAAATGGAATCCTTGAAGGATACCTTTATGTCATTTTGGGCGGCGAAGAATATGACTCTGTGGCCCAGAAACTCAAAGGCAGTTATATCCTGAGGCTTTCGGCCTGGATGATCGGGGCGGGCCTCCTTTTTGCCCTGGCAGCCGGGCTGGTACTCTTTGGCCTTCTCACCGGGCGCTTGAAAAAGCTTGCCGCCGTGATGGAAGCCTTTGAAGGCGGAACCGAAGGGGCTGATGTTGACCTGCCCAGGCGCCAGGGGCCGCCCGATGAAATTGACCGGCTGAGCAATACCTTTAAGGAGATGGCTGCCCGGATCGAAACCCAGATGGCAGAGCTGAAGGCCTCCGACCAAATGCGCCGGGAACTGGTGGCCAATGTTTCCCATGATCTGCGCACCCCGCTTGCCACCCTGCAGGGATATATCGAAACCCTGCTCATCAAGGAAAATCAATATACGCCCGAAGAACGGGGTCACTACCTTGAAATTGCCATCCGCCACTGCCGCCGCCTCAACACCCTGGTCACAGAACTGCTTGAACTGGCCCGCCTGGAATCCGCCCGTATGGATCGTTCACCTGAACCCTTTGATCTCAGAGAACTGATCCAGGATATCTGTCAAAAATTTACCCTTACTGCTGAACAAAAAGCGATTGAACTGCGCCAACAATTTGAAAATTCCGTTCCTTTTGTTGAGGCGGACATTGCCCTGATTGAAAGGGCCTTGGAGAACCTCATTGAAAACGCCATGAATTATACCCCGGAAAAAGGGAAAGTTACCGTGGCAGTCTCCATGGAAAAAGAGGTCGTGATTCGGATCAGCGATACAGGCCCGGGCATTGCTGAAAAAGAGCTGCCTCATATTTTCAACCGCTTTTACCAATCCAATCCGTTCACGAGAAAAAAAGATGGGCATACAGGCTTAGGCCTTGCCATTACCGCCAGGATTATCCAGCTCCACGGCCGGGAGATTCAAGTTGAAACCAGCCCAGGCAAAGGATGCTGTTTTTCTTTTTCCCTGCCTGCGTGGCAACAGCCCAATCTTTAA
- a CDS encoding response regulator transcription factor — MQRKILVVEDNSELSDLLLLHLGDQSWQVDLAHDGLTGNKKAAGGDYDLIVLDIMLPGMDGIEILKSIRNEGLVTPVLMLTSKSSEIDRILGLELGADDYITKPFSIRELVARIKAVFRRMENLSAMKETVPEPVIQAGELAINPEKRKVTVAGRPVDLTAKEYDLLTFFARRPGRVFNRAQLLEHVWGYGHDGYDHTVNSNINRLRAKIESDPANPQYILTVWGVGYKFTDVDEADV, encoded by the coding sequence ATGCAGAGAAAAATTCTTGTGGTGGAAGATAATAGCGAACTTTCAGATCTTCTTCTCCTTCACCTTGGTGACCAGTCCTGGCAGGTGGACCTGGCACATGACGGTCTTACCGGAAATAAGAAAGCAGCCGGCGGGGACTATGACCTCATCGTACTGGACATTATGCTGCCGGGCATGGACGGCATTGAAATTCTCAAAAGCATCCGAAACGAGGGCTTGGTCACTCCGGTGCTTATGCTGACCTCCAAGTCGTCCGAGATCGACAGAATCCTTGGCCTGGAGCTTGGGGCTGATGACTATATTACCAAACCTTTTTCCATCCGGGAACTGGTTGCCCGGATCAAAGCCGTATTTCGCCGCATGGAAAACCTCTCCGCCATGAAAGAGACTGTGCCGGAACCCGTCATCCAGGCCGGGGAGCTGGCCATTAATCCTGAAAAGCGCAAGGTCACCGTCGCTGGCCGACCAGTGGATCTCACGGCAAAAGAGTATGACCTTCTCACCTTTTTTGCCCGCCGGCCCGGGCGGGTATTTAACAGGGCCCAACTTTTGGAACATGTATGGGGATACGGCCACGACGGTTACGACCATACCGTCAACTCCAATATCAACCGTTTGCGGGCCAAGATCGAATCCGACCCGGCCAATCCCCAGTACATCCTGACGGTCTGGGGTGTTGGTTATAAATTCACGGATGTGGATGAGGCCGATGTTTAA
- a CDS encoding FAD-dependent oxidoreductase, which produces MNQRIFKIVIFGIIILGVILFFSLDLHQQLTFEALKSQQAAMAKVYAQNTALTIFIYMAVYVVVTALSLPGAVVMSLAGGAVFGLWAGTIIVSFASTIGATLAFLTSRFLLRDYIQNRFSDRLKKINEGIETDGPFYLFTLRLVPVFPFFVINLVMGLTPIKTGIFYMVSQVGMLPGTLAYINAGTQLSRVESASGILSLPLLASFVVLGIFPWIAKAFTGFLKNRRAMAKFSKPSKFDYNLVVIGAGSAGLVTSYIASAVKAGVALVEKDKMGGDCLNTGCVPSKALLRSAKMLSYAKRAKEFGFKHTHVDFEFKTVMERVEKIIKKIEPHDSVERYTQLGVDCISGEAQIRSPYEIEVNGKTITTRSIVVATGARPRVPAIPGLDQVPYYTSDTIWSLRDLPQRLVVLGGGPIGCELSQAFARLGAKVTLVGRAPRIMGREDNDVADFIQETFTREWIQVLTGHSVKEIRVDNDEKKLICTRNADEQEVAVQFDAILLAVGRVANTKGFGLEKLGGALNPNGTIKTNGWLQTTIPNIYAAGDVAGPYQFTHVASHQAWYACVNALFGAFKKFTADYRVIPWCTFTDPEVARVGMNETDCVAAGISYEVTRYGIDDLDRAIADSEARGFIKVLTVPKKDKILGVTIVGAHAGDLIHEFILAMKYNIGLNKILGTIHIYPTLAESGRFAAGAWKKARVPKNALKYVERFLSWQRK; this is translated from the coding sequence ATGAATCAACGCATTTTTAAAATAGTCATTTTCGGAATAATTATTCTGGGCGTTATCCTGTTTTTTTCATTGGATCTTCATCAGCAACTGACTTTTGAGGCACTTAAATCCCAACAGGCCGCCATGGCAAAGGTGTATGCCCAAAATACAGCCCTGACCATCTTCATTTATATGGCGGTCTACGTCGTAGTGACGGCATTGTCGCTTCCGGGGGCGGTTGTAATGTCCCTGGCCGGCGGTGCCGTATTCGGGCTTTGGGCAGGTACGATCATTGTCTCTTTTGCCAGTACCATCGGTGCGACCCTGGCTTTTCTTACGTCACGGTTTTTGTTGCGCGACTATATCCAGAATCGATTTTCCGACCGGCTTAAAAAGATAAATGAGGGTATTGAAACCGACGGGCCTTTTTACCTTTTCACCCTGCGCCTGGTGCCGGTGTTTCCCTTTTTTGTGATCAACCTTGTCATGGGGCTGACCCCCATTAAAACCGGCATATTTTACATGGTAAGCCAGGTGGGCATGCTTCCGGGAACCCTTGCCTACATCAATGCAGGCACCCAGTTATCCCGGGTTGAAAGCGCTTCGGGTATTCTCTCCTTGCCGTTGCTTGCCTCCTTTGTGGTTTTAGGGATTTTTCCCTGGATCGCAAAGGCGTTTACGGGCTTTTTGAAAAACCGGCGGGCCATGGCAAAATTTTCCAAACCGTCAAAGTTTGACTACAACCTGGTGGTTATCGGTGCAGGTTCTGCCGGCCTTGTGACCTCTTATATTGCATCGGCTGTGAAAGCCGGTGTGGCTTTGGTGGAAAAGGATAAAATGGGGGGAGACTGCCTGAATACCGGATGTGTGCCCAGCAAAGCCTTGCTGCGCTCAGCAAAAATGCTTTCCTATGCCAAAAGGGCCAAGGAGTTTGGGTTTAAGCATACCCATGTGGACTTTGAGTTTAAAACAGTCATGGAACGGGTGGAAAAAATCATCAAAAAAATAGAACCCCACGATTCTGTTGAGCGGTATACCCAGCTGGGGGTTGACTGTATCTCAGGTGAAGCCCAAATTCGCTCCCCGTATGAAATTGAGGTGAACGGTAAAACCATCACCACCCGCAGCATAGTGGTGGCAACGGGTGCCAGGCCAAGGGTACCGGCCATCCCCGGCCTTGACCAGGTGCCGTATTATACCTCTGATACAATCTGGTCTTTAAGGGATTTACCCCAACGGCTGGTCGTGTTGGGGGGCGGACCTATCGGATGCGAACTCAGCCAGGCCTTTGCCCGTTTGGGGGCAAAGGTTACCCTGGTGGGCAGGGCGCCCCGGATCATGGGCCGGGAGGATAACGATGTGGCCGATTTTATCCAGGAAACCTTTACCCGGGAATGGATTCAGGTTCTCACCGGACATTCCGTAAAAGAGATACGAGTGGACAATGACGAAAAAAAATTGATCTGTACCCGCAATGCTGACGAACAAGAGGTGGCGGTTCAGTTTGATGCAATTTTGCTTGCCGTGGGCCGTGTGGCCAATACCAAAGGGTTTGGACTGGAAAAACTGGGGGGGGCACTGAACCCCAACGGTACCATTAAGACCAATGGATGGCTCCAGACAACCATTCCCAATATTTATGCGGCAGGCGACGTTGCCGGCCCTTACCAATTCACCCATGTGGCTTCACATCAGGCGTGGTATGCTTGTGTCAACGCATTGTTCGGTGCTTTTAAAAAGTTCACGGCAGATTATAGGGTGATTCCCTGGTGTACGTTTACCGATCCTGAAGTGGCCCGGGTGGGCATGAACGAAACAGATTGTGTTGCAGCAGGAATTTCCTACGAGGTGACCCGCTATGGGATCGACGACCTGGACCGGGCCATTGCTGACTCCGAAGCCCGGGGATTTATCAAGGTGCTGACCGTTCCCAAAAAGGACAAAATCCTTGGCGTAACCATTGTGGGGGCCCATGCCGGTGACTTGATCCACGAATTCATTTTGGCCATGAAATACAATATCGGACTCAATAAAATTCTTGGTACCATTCATATTTACCCGACCCTTGCGGAATCCGGCCGATTTGCCGCCGGTGCCTGGAAAAAAGCCCGGGTACCGAAAAACGCTTTAAAATATGTCGAACGGTTTCTAAGCTGGCAACGTAAGTAG